The Vicinamibacterales bacterium genome has a segment encoding these proteins:
- a CDS encoding VWA domain-containing protein has translation MALVGIAAAVSGALDAQPRFGARVDLVVVSAIVRDGGDNLVRALSQDDFEVLEDGRPVAVSTFAEVNADALAPQDDGRFIVLLLDNLVTDPTLTPRIKDIARGFADRMGRGDVMSVVYLNGGSSTTTRSATEVRAAIDRFKPFGTSLMGGLTARSHAMESVSGLAKQLAGVSHRRKVLVCIGPANVFNVQLGDFDGKLDGAIGPTLRDTARADMTTYVIDPRGLQAKNVASQLDGFARETGGVAFANVNVFAEAIDQVWQESGAYYLLGYEPAKRDDKRHTIEVRVKKGGLQVRARRTRG, from the coding sequence GTGGCACTCGTCGGGATCGCGGCAGCCGTCAGTGGCGCCCTCGACGCCCAACCCAGGTTCGGCGCCCGCGTCGACCTCGTCGTGGTCTCCGCCATCGTCCGCGACGGCGGCGACAATCTCGTGCGCGCGCTCTCGCAAGACGACTTCGAGGTGCTCGAAGACGGCAGGCCGGTCGCCGTCTCCACGTTCGCCGAAGTCAACGCCGACGCACTCGCGCCGCAAGATGATGGCCGGTTCATCGTGCTGTTGCTGGACAACCTGGTGACCGACCCAACGCTGACGCCGCGCATCAAGGACATCGCCCGCGGCTTCGCGGATCGGATGGGTCGGGGGGACGTGATGTCCGTGGTGTACCTCAATGGCGGCAGCAGCACGACGACCAGGAGCGCAACTGAGGTGCGCGCCGCCATCGATCGGTTCAAGCCGTTCGGCACCAGCCTGATGGGCGGCCTGACGGCGAGAAGTCACGCGATGGAATCGGTGTCGGGTTTGGCGAAACAACTCGCGGGCGTGTCACACCGCCGCAAGGTGCTCGTCTGCATCGGGCCAGCCAATGTCTTCAACGTCCAACTCGGCGACTTCGATGGCAAGCTCGACGGAGCCATTGGTCCAACGCTGCGCGACACCGCCCGAGCGGACATGACGACCTATGTGATCGATCCGCGTGGCCTGCAGGCGAAGAACGTCGCCAGCCAGCTCGATGGATTCGCCCGCGAAACCGGCGGCGTCGCCTTTGCCAACGTCAATGTGTTCGCAGAAGCGATCGACCAGGTCTGGCAGGAGAGCGGAGCGTACTACCTGCTTGGCTATGAACCCGCGAAGCGCGACGACAAGCGCCACACGATCGAGGTGCGCGTCAAGAAGGGCGGCCTGCAGGTGCGCGCCCGCCGCACGCGCGGGTGA
- a CDS encoding pyrroloquinoline quinone-dependent dehydrogenase, whose amino-acid sequence MTRLTLFLVSISLAAALTAQEPVAHSTARGEWPTYGGDLASTKYSPLDQVTASNFGSLKLAWRAKSPDGFLSITMSDGSEWSADSKTIFDELNRIDPKRWRDGQPPFVQNYKATPLMVNGTLYVNTASSVGAAYDARTGALKWVYNPKSYESGTTTLTLRWNQRGVAYWTDGREERIYWGTGDGFLIAVDAKTGRPVPGFGTNGRVDLMEGLPRAKRGTRDYLNALTYSVQSPPIVVKDVVITPAAISSLVKSKEQIPGWIRAFDVRTGQVRWTFVTVPPKGEFGSETWTDGSNEYAGKVTVWTMMSADEELGHVYLPTNTTAPDFYGAHRLGNNLFAESVVALDVATGKRVWHFQTVHHGLWDYDNPAAPNLLDITVNGRRIKALAQITKQGYVYTFDRLTGQPVWPMVETPVPPSDVPGEKASPTQPIPSKPAPYEYQGVTVNDLADFTPEIRAAAVKAIEGFRTGPLFTPPSVQGTIVRPGTTGGGNWQGAAVDPETGMLYVPSRNAYAVSKLGVPDQALDSNLLYMQQPGRNPQMPDGLPLFKPPYSRLTAINMNTGDHAWMVPAGNGDRVRNNPRLKGLNLPPLGGDSTFSGPLLTKTVLIYALTTGGTTGGPRLVAYDKATGKEMASVDLPAAAIGTPMTYSVGGKQFIAITVQGATPTAVPELVALSLP is encoded by the coding sequence ATGACACGACTCACGTTGTTCCTCGTCTCGATCAGCCTCGCCGCGGCCCTGACCGCCCAGGAGCCGGTGGCGCACTCCACCGCGCGCGGCGAGTGGCCCACCTACGGCGGTGACCTGGCCAGCACCAAGTACTCGCCGCTCGACCAGGTCACCGCGTCGAACTTCGGCTCGCTGAAGCTGGCCTGGCGGGCCAAGTCGCCGGACGGGTTCCTCAGCATCACCATGTCCGACGGCAGCGAGTGGTCCGCCGACTCGAAGACCATCTTCGACGAACTGAACCGGATCGATCCGAAGCGCTGGCGCGATGGCCAGCCGCCGTTCGTCCAGAACTACAAGGCCACGCCGCTGATGGTCAACGGCACGCTCTACGTCAACACCGCGTCATCGGTCGGCGCCGCCTACGACGCGCGCACCGGCGCGCTCAAGTGGGTCTACAACCCCAAGAGCTACGAGTCGGGCACGACCACCCTGACACTGCGCTGGAACCAGCGCGGCGTCGCCTACTGGACCGATGGCCGCGAGGAGCGCATCTACTGGGGCACCGGCGACGGCTTCCTGATCGCCGTGGACGCCAAGACCGGCCGCCCGGTCCCGGGCTTTGGCACGAACGGCCGCGTTGACCTGATGGAAGGCCTGCCACGGGCCAAGCGCGGCACGCGCGACTACCTCAACGCTCTGACCTACTCGGTCCAGTCTCCGCCCATCGTCGTCAAGGACGTCGTCATCACGCCGGCCGCCATTTCTTCGCTCGTCAAGAGCAAGGAGCAGATCCCCGGCTGGATCCGCGCCTTCGACGTCCGCACCGGCCAAGTGCGGTGGACGTTCGTGACCGTGCCGCCCAAGGGCGAGTTCGGCAGCGAGACGTGGACCGACGGCTCCAACGAGTACGCCGGCAAGGTCACGGTGTGGACGATGATGAGCGCGGACGAGGAGTTGGGGCACGTCTACCTGCCCACCAACACCACCGCGCCCGATTTCTACGGCGCGCATCGGCTCGGCAACAACCTGTTCGCGGAAAGCGTGGTCGCGCTCGACGTCGCCACCGGCAAGCGCGTGTGGCATTTCCAGACCGTGCATCACGGCTTGTGGGACTACGACAACCCGGCGGCGCCGAACCTGCTCGACATCACGGTGAACGGCCGGCGGATCAAGGCGCTCGCGCAGATCACCAAGCAGGGCTACGTCTACACCTTTGACCGCCTCACCGGCCAGCCGGTGTGGCCCATGGTCGAGACGCCGGTGCCGCCGAGCGACGTGCCCGGCGAGAAGGCATCGCCGACGCAGCCGATCCCGTCGAAGCCGGCTCCGTATGAATACCAGGGCGTGACGGTGAACGATCTCGCCGACTTCACGCCGGAGATTCGCGCCGCGGCCGTCAAGGCCATCGAAGGGTTCCGCACGGGGCCGCTCTTCACGCCGCCATCAGTGCAGGGCACGATCGTGCGGCCCGGCACCACCGGTGGCGGCAACTGGCAGGGCGCCGCGGTCGATCCTGAGACCGGCATGCTCTACGTGCCGTCTCGCAACGCCTACGCCGTTAGCAAGCTGGGCGTGCCGGACCAGGCGCTCGACAGCAACCTGCTCTACATGCAGCAGCCGGGGCGCAATCCGCAGATGCCCGATGGGCTGCCGCTCTTCAAGCCGCCGTACTCGCGCCTCACCGCGATCAACATGAATACCGGCGACCATGCGTGGATGGTGCCGGCCGGCAACGGCGATCGCGTCCGCAACAACCCGCGGCTCAAGGGCCTCAACCTGCCGCCGCTGGGCGGCGACAGCACTTTCAGCGGCCCGCTGCTGACCAAGACCGTGCTGATCTACGCCTTGACGACGGGCGGCACGACGGGTGGTCCGCGGCTGGTGGCCTACGACAAGGCCACGGGCAAGGAGATGGCTTCGGTCGATCTGCCGGCTGCCGCGATCGGGACGCCGATGACCTACTCGGTTGGCGGCAAGCAGTTCATCGCCATCACCGTGCAGGGGGCGACACCGACGGCGGTGCCGGAGCTGGTCGCGCTGTCGTTGCCGTGA
- a CDS encoding helix-turn-helix transcriptional regulator: MPRRHAEPVAITRGTKNIFADLGYPDAAERQAKLRLAHALNQILEQRALTQTAASKVLGLTQPKVSALRHYKLNGFSVERLMTLLTILDQDVDIVIRKKPRARSSGRISVVAA, encoded by the coding sequence ATGCCAAGACGACACGCTGAACCCGTCGCGATTACCAGGGGCACGAAGAACATCTTCGCCGACCTGGGATATCCGGATGCGGCCGAGCGCCAGGCCAAGCTGCGGCTTGCACACGCCCTCAACCAGATCCTCGAACAGCGTGCGCTGACGCAGACCGCCGCTTCGAAGGTGCTGGGGTTGACGCAACCGAAGGTGTCGGCACTGCGGCACTACAAACTCAATGGTTTCTCCGTTGAGCGGCTCATGACACTGCTCACCATCCTCGACCAGGACGTTGACATCGTGATCAGGAAGAAGCCGCGTGCTCGAAGCTCGGGTCGAATCAGCGTTGTCGCGGCCTGA
- a CDS encoding SDR family oxidoreductase, whose product MKVLLFGATGGTGRHVLTQALEAGHHVTVFARNPAAVTTRHEHLRVVAGDVTAGDATLAVAVQGQDAVISALGRGQTFNSGNLIQQSAPAIVKAMRARDVSRLIFTSALGVGESIQDAPLFMRLMIRFPLRGIYADKKAGEAHIRNSDLDWTLVQPVQLTDGGLTRHYRAGERLPLRGIVTISRADTAHFIVDQLTDPSYIRKVALLAY is encoded by the coding sequence GTGAAGGTGCTCCTGTTCGGCGCCACTGGCGGGACGGGCCGGCACGTGCTCACCCAGGCGCTCGAGGCCGGGCACCACGTCACTGTCTTTGCGCGGAACCCGGCCGCCGTCACCACCCGGCACGAGCACCTCCGCGTCGTCGCCGGCGACGTCACGGCCGGCGATGCGACACTCGCTGTCGCCGTGCAGGGCCAGGATGCGGTGATCTCCGCGCTCGGCCGCGGCCAGACCTTCAACTCCGGCAACCTGATCCAGCAAAGCGCGCCGGCCATCGTCAAGGCCATGCGGGCGCGCGATGTCTCCCGCCTGATCTTCACGTCGGCCCTGGGGGTGGGGGAATCCATCCAGGACGCGCCGCTGTTCATGCGCCTGATGATTCGTTTCCCGCTGCGTGGGATCTACGCCGACAAGAAAGCTGGAGAAGCGCACATCCGCAACAGCGACCTTGACTGGACGCTGGTGCAGCCGGTGCAGCTCACCGACGGCGGCCTGACTCGCCACTACCGCGCCGGCGAACGCTTGCCGCTGCGCGGGATCGTGACGATCTCGCGGGCCGACACCGCCCACTTCATCGTCGACCAGTTGACCGACCCGAGCTACATCAGGAAAGTGGCCTTGCTCGCCTACTAA
- a CDS encoding histidine kinase N-terminal 7TM domain-containing protein, with protein sequence MPSQVALTIAYSLSAAVSVAAALAVFRRREVRGGRALGMMLLAAAIWAACDAIELHLPTVEARRFISQVQYFGVVSCAPFFFHAAMELARLESRITPTVMVLIWGIPVISLVMAWTSQWHQLLWTGIEMPKDGSPFSTYRYGPWFWVLATQHYIMTALNTGILLSARRRVTSAFRAPMMAVVVAMLISWIGNILYIFKLGPWPGLNYLTISLGLSGAVLAWAVVSEGLLDLLPRAREALLETIADGVVILDRTDRVIYSNTAAQDHMGMNAGASAVPAALRIPVKNRSSAPWLGELAVPNGSATRWIDMRVDPIADRWGDVAGRLVVTRDITVRKVLEGERERLIGELKKALSEVSALEQLLPICANCKKVRDDHGYWSQIDVYLQTRAAVEFTHGICPDCDAQLYGHLREPVGE encoded by the coding sequence ATGCCTTCCCAGGTAGCGCTCACCATCGCTTATTCGTTGTCGGCCGCGGTCAGCGTGGCGGCCGCGCTCGCCGTCTTCCGCCGGCGCGAGGTGCGGGGCGGCCGGGCGCTCGGCATGATGCTGCTGGCCGCCGCGATCTGGGCGGCCTGCGACGCCATCGAACTGCACCTCCCGACGGTCGAGGCCCGGCGCTTCATTTCCCAGGTGCAGTACTTCGGCGTGGTGTCGTGCGCGCCGTTCTTCTTTCACGCCGCCATGGAACTGGCGCGCCTCGAGTCGCGCATCACCCCGACGGTGATGGTGCTGATCTGGGGCATCCCGGTGATCTCGCTGGTGATGGCGTGGACCAGCCAGTGGCACCAGCTGCTGTGGACCGGCATCGAGATGCCGAAGGACGGCTCGCCGTTCTCGACCTATCGCTACGGCCCCTGGTTCTGGGTGCTGGCGACGCAGCACTACATCATGACCGCGCTGAATACGGGGATCCTGCTGTCGGCCCGCCGCCGGGTGACGAGCGCCTTCCGCGCGCCGATGATGGCGGTGGTCGTCGCCATGCTGATCTCGTGGATTGGCAACATCCTCTACATCTTCAAGCTCGGGCCGTGGCCCGGCCTGAATTACCTGACCATCTCGCTGGGCCTGAGCGGCGCCGTGCTGGCGTGGGCGGTGGTCAGTGAAGGCCTGCTCGACCTGCTGCCGCGCGCCCGCGAGGCGCTGCTCGAGACCATCGCCGACGGCGTGGTGATTCTCGATCGCACCGATCGCGTGATCTATTCCAATACCGCCGCGCAAGACCACATGGGCATGAACGCCGGCGCTTCGGCGGTGCCGGCGGCGCTCCGCATTCCCGTGAAGAACCGATCGTCGGCGCCCTGGCTGGGCGAGCTGGCGGTGCCGAACGGCAGCGCCACGCGCTGGATCGACATGCGCGTCGATCCGATCGCCGATCGCTGGGGCGACGTCGCCGGCCGCCTGGTGGTGACGCGCGACATCACCGTTCGCAAGGTGCTCGAGGGCGAGCGCGAACGGCTGATCGGTGAGCTCAAGAAGGCGCTGAGCGAGGTGAGCGCCCTCGAACAGCTGCTGCCGATTTGCGCCAACTGCAAGAAGGTGCGCGACGACCACGGCTACTGGAGCCAGATCGACGTCTACCTCCAAACCCGCGCCGCGGTCGAGTTCACCCACGGCATCTGCCCGGACTGCGACGCCCAGTTGTACGGCCACCTCAGGGAGCCTGTTGGCGAATGA